One window of the Nitrospirota bacterium genome contains the following:
- a CDS encoding adenylosuccinate synthase, with product MSTLVIVGAQWGDEGKGKIVDILSEQSDMIVRYAGGHNAGHTVMVDQETFILHLIPSGILHPGKTCIIGNGVVLDPAAFIEEKELLVKRNIEVARNLWISKSAHLIMPYHRAIDRESENLKGNRKIGTTGRGIGPSYADKISRIGIRVSDLLDPHLFREKLKTNLTEMNFFLEHLYRAKGFELESVYQEYMGYAKEITEHTADTYLMINQAIQNKKKVLFEGAQGTHLDIDHGTYPFVTSSSAVAGGACTGAGVGPTSINKVLGVAKAYTTRVGSGPFPSELQGAEGENLRKIGKEFGSTTGRARRCGWFDVLSVRYAVMVNGLSSLAITKLDVLDSFDTISVCTAYRYNGKVYQEMPTDQTILFGAEPVYEILPGWKTPTVGITQYDKLPKNAQSYLKKIEAWCQCKIEMISTGSKRNQTIFVDHPFS from the coding sequence GCGCCCAATGGGGAGACGAAGGAAAAGGAAAAATCGTCGATATCTTATCCGAACAGTCCGATATGATTGTCCGTTATGCCGGAGGCCATAATGCCGGTCACACGGTCATGGTCGATCAGGAAACATTTATTCTGCATTTAATCCCTTCCGGAATTCTTCATCCGGGGAAAACCTGTATTATCGGAAACGGGGTTGTACTCGATCCCGCGGCATTTATTGAAGAAAAAGAACTACTTGTCAAAAGAAATATTGAAGTTGCCCGAAATCTCTGGATCAGCAAGAGTGCCCATCTCATTATGCCCTATCACCGGGCAATTGACCGGGAAAGTGAAAACCTAAAAGGGAACAGAAAGATCGGCACTACCGGCCGGGGAATAGGACCCAGTTATGCCGATAAAATCTCCCGGATCGGAATCCGGGTTTCTGACCTCCTCGATCCCCATCTCTTTCGTGAGAAATTAAAAACAAATTTGACCGAGATGAACTTTTTTCTCGAACATTTGTACCGGGCCAAGGGATTTGAACTTGAATCGGTGTATCAGGAATATATGGGATATGCCAAAGAGATTACAGAACATACTGCCGATACTTATTTGATGATCAATCAGGCAATACAAAATAAAAAAAAGGTCTTGTTCGAAGGGGCCCAGGGAACGCATCTCGATATTGACCACGGAACGTATCCATTTGTTACCTCATCGAGCGCAGTTGCAGGAGGAGCTTGTACCGGCGCGGGAGTGGGTCCGACTTCAATTAACAAAGTATTGGGCGTCGCGAAAGCATACACGACCCGTGTCGGAAGCGGACCATTTCCTTCGGAATTACAGGGTGCCGAGGGCGAAAACCTCCGGAAAATCGGAAAAGAGTTCGGCTCAACCACCGGTCGCGCCAGACGATGCGGTTGGTTTGATGTTTTATCAGTACGATACGCTGTCATGGTCAATGGACTTTCAAGTCTCGCTATCACAAAACTTGACGTGCTGGACTCATTCGATACGATTTCAGTCTGTACCGCCTATCGGTATAACGGAAAAGTCTACCAGGAGATGCCGACCGACCAGACCATTCTTTTCGGGGCGGAACCGGTCTATGAAATCCTTCCAGGTTGGAAAACACCCACAGTCGGAATCACTCAGTACGACAAACTTCCAAAAAACGCTCAAAGTTACCTGAAAAAAATTGAAGCGTGGTGCCAGTGCAAAATCGAAATGATTTCAACCGGTTCAAAAAGAAATCAGACAATATTCGTTGACCACCCTTTTTCTTGA
- a CDS encoding YqaJ viral recombinase family protein, whose protein sequence is MTYTIVALQQGEREWLDWRCQGIGASDAPTIMGENPWKTPEELLSEKCGGKREGPNAAMIRGTALEPLARKQFEAKVGIQVDPACLQSVEYEWLRASVDGLARNGNTVVEIKCGESVYRKASIYRKVPDYYYGQLQHILAVTDLPVIDFYCYLPDKPDIHLQIARNDHYIIRLLETESLFWEQVLEKKKLIG, encoded by the coding sequence ATGACCTATACAATCGTGGCTCTCCAACAAGGTGAGAGGGAATGGCTCGACTGGCGATGTCAAGGAATAGGAGCGTCGGATGCTCCGACGATTATGGGAGAAAATCCCTGGAAGACACCCGAGGAACTTCTGTCCGAGAAATGTGGAGGCAAAAGAGAAGGCCCGAATGCTGCGATGATAAGAGGGACGGCGCTTGAACCTTTGGCAAGAAAACAGTTCGAGGCCAAAGTTGGCATTCAGGTCGATCCCGCCTGCCTTCAAAGTGTTGAATACGAATGGCTCCGTGCAAGTGTCGATGGTTTAGCCAGGAATGGAAATACGGTTGTCGAAATTAAATGCGGCGAGAGTGTTTACCGCAAGGCTTCAATTTATCGAAAAGTGCCAGACTATTACTACGGTCAGTTACAGCATATTCTGGCAGTCACTGATCTTCCCGTCATCGATTTTTACTGTTACCTTCCGGATAAGCCGGATATACATCTTCAAATTGCCAGAAACGATCATTATATTATACGTCTGCTCGAGACAGAGAGTTTATTTTGGGAGCAGGTTCTCGAAAAGAAGAAATTGATTGGTTGA
- a CDS encoding EVE domain-containing protein encodes MTEQHWLLKSEPSTFSIEDLEKSRNGTASWDGVRNYQARNFLRDQIKKGDGVLFYHSSSDSIGIAGEAVVVREGYPDPSAFNPADPHYDPKSVSKSPTWFTIEIMLVRKCREIISLKQLRTIPSLQEMKLLQRGMRLSVQPVTAREWEVIMTLPQWGPVRKSKG; translated from the coding sequence ATAACAGAACAGCACTGGCTTTTGAAATCAGAACCTTCCACATTCTCGATTGAGGATCTGGAAAAGTCCAGAAATGGTACGGCTTCGTGGGACGGCGTCCGGAATTACCAGGCGAGAAACTTTCTGCGGGACCAGATAAAAAAAGGCGACGGCGTTCTTTTTTATCATAGCAGTTCAGATTCCATCGGAATTGCGGGTGAAGCAGTCGTGGTACGGGAGGGATATCCAGATCCCTCTGCATTCAATCCGGCAGATCCTCATTACGATCCCAAGAGCGTTTCGAAATCGCCCACCTGGTTCACAATCGAGATTATGTTGGTCCGAAAATGTCGCGAAATCATTTCTCTGAAACAGCTCCGTACGATTCCGTCTCTTCAAGAGATGAAATTGCTCCAGCGCGGAATGCGGCTTTCAGTACAACCCGTCACGGCCAGGGAATGGGAAGTCATCATGACTCTTCCGCAGTGGGGTCCGGTCAGGAAGTCTAAAGGGTGA
- a CDS encoding PAS domain S-box protein encodes MSVNLIRVLLVESSPNERKKLVKLIVGTKETPIKTIQKSSIKTASSILKEKKFDLILLSVQTEGPQHSLSINEIRTVAALNVPLIILMDRVDKNFANETLQLGAQDCLFKNKLDPQLLFQAINYAIKFKKMEISLHKMEGQLAKKSRLQTKHQEYHDLLLALMEETTDTIFVKDNEGRFLLLNSTAAGNLGKRPEEMIGKTNRDLPIPSMSKNSMEETDQAVFQTGKSISYEVTLNGPEGPRTMFTTKSPFRDHHGKIIGLIGISRDITQQKLAEETLRTEHAYRKPIEEAMQAGVVAMANITRKIIYVSPAFCKIVGWSEQELLGQTPPFPFWPPEDTDKIFEILKSRFLTDSPPEIEIRFQRKDGERFPVLIKSAPLTDGHGNKIGMVSTIADITNQKLSETRLREGHNLLRSIVEGTNDSIYLIDLDGRYLMINSSASRILGKPSEEIVGKHMSEFFSPQYVRIFEEKDRMILKSGKIDTSETRISINGTDRTFLTTRGPVRNHEDKIIGFFGISRDVTEKKNAEEILQKSEERLRAVIDNSTAVIYLKDLDGKYLLVNRKFKELFLISKNDVVGKTDYDIFPAELAEKFRANDREVIKKKAPLEFDETAPHGDGVHYYISVKFPLVDNHGDVYAVCGVSTDITDRRSREEDEMKIEKLESLGLLAGGIAHDFNNILTAVLGNISLAKSFLESRSQLLTRLDEAERATLRASELAKQLLTFSKGGAPIKKIVSIQTLIEHSVQFALTGSNVQCQHFFQEGLWPIEADEGQIIQVIQNLTINAKQAMPSGGAIRIEAGNHSVEDSATHEMAIRKGNYLLITIKDQGVGIPKEHLLKIFDPYFTTKTHGSGLGLSITHSIIKRHQGYITAESNSEGGTTFFIYLPAAPLAVIPQEVIESDTMTRGNGRILVVDDEESILSLAGEILTYLGYSAKLVKKGTEAVQIYKDELNSGHPFDLVITDLTVPGDMGGVEILQMLRDLEPRVKVIVSSGYSNDPAMSDFNRFGFSDRLKKPYRAFEVSEAVKRVLKTRRSGD; translated from the coding sequence ATGAGCGTAAACCTAATAAGAGTCTTATTGGTCGAAAGCAGTCCAAATGAAAGAAAAAAATTAGTCAAACTGATAGTCGGGACAAAAGAAACCCCAATTAAAACGATTCAAAAATCTTCCATAAAAACCGCTTCTTCCATTCTAAAGGAGAAAAAGTTCGATCTTATTCTTCTCTCTGTGCAAACTGAGGGTCCTCAGCACTCTTTGTCAATCAATGAAATTAGAACGGTGGCTGCTCTGAATGTTCCTCTCATCATCCTCATGGATCGAGTCGATAAGAACTTTGCGAACGAGACTCTCCAATTGGGTGCTCAGGACTGCCTGTTCAAAAATAAATTAGATCCCCAATTATTGTTTCAAGCCATCAATTACGCGATAAAATTCAAGAAGATGGAAATATCACTCCATAAAATGGAGGGACAGCTTGCCAAAAAATCCCGGCTTCAGACAAAACATCAGGAGTACCATGATCTGCTCCTCGCCCTTATGGAAGAAACAACAGATACGATTTTCGTCAAAGACAATGAGGGTCGGTTTTTACTGCTCAATTCAACTGCCGCAGGCAACCTCGGGAAAAGACCTGAGGAGATGATTGGGAAGACAAACCGAGATTTGCCAATCCCGAGTATGAGCAAAAACTCCATGGAAGAAACGGACCAGGCGGTTTTTCAAACAGGGAAATCAATATCGTACGAAGTGACTCTCAATGGACCTGAGGGGCCTAGAACCATGTTCACGACGAAATCGCCCTTTCGCGACCATCATGGAAAAATTATCGGGCTGATCGGTATCAGTCGGGATATTACCCAACAGAAACTCGCTGAGGAAACTCTTCGGACGGAACATGCCTATCGTAAACCGATCGAAGAAGCCATGCAGGCAGGCGTTGTGGCGATGGCCAACATAACCCGAAAGATCATATACGTGAGCCCTGCATTTTGTAAAATCGTGGGATGGAGTGAACAGGAACTGCTCGGGCAGACTCCCCCCTTCCCATTTTGGCCACCCGAAGACACGGATAAGATCTTCGAGATTTTAAAGAGCCGTTTTCTGACCGACAGTCCACCGGAAATTGAAATCCGGTTTCAGAGAAAGGATGGTGAACGTTTTCCTGTTCTCATCAAGAGCGCTCCTCTTACGGACGGGCACGGAAACAAGATTGGAATGGTTTCCACAATAGCTGACATCACCAATCAAAAACTGTCCGAAACCAGGCTGAGAGAGGGTCATAACTTATTAAGATCAATCGTGGAAGGAACAAATGATTCGATTTATTTAATTGATCTTGATGGACGTTATTTAATGATTAATTCCAGTGCGTCGCGAATTCTCGGAAAGCCTTCCGAAGAAATCGTCGGGAAACATATGTCAGAATTCTTTTCACCCCAATACGTCCGAATTTTCGAAGAAAAAGACCGGATGATCCTGAAGTCTGGGAAAATAGATACCAGTGAAACCAGGATATCGATCAATGGAACGGACCGTACTTTCTTAACAACAAGAGGACCCGTCCGGAACCATGAAGATAAAATAATCGGATTTTTTGGTATTAGCCGGGACGTTACGGAAAAGAAAAACGCCGAAGAAATCCTGCAGAAAAGCGAAGAGAGACTTCGTGCCGTAATCGATAACTCGACTGCCGTCATATATCTGAAAGACCTCGACGGCAAGTATTTGCTGGTTAACAGAAAATTTAAAGAATTATTCCTCATTTCAAAAAATGACGTCGTCGGAAAAACGGACTACGATATTTTTCCGGCCGAACTGGCAGAAAAATTTCGAGCCAATGATCGGGAGGTCATCAAAAAGAAAGCGCCCCTGGAATTCGATGAGACCGCACCTCATGGTGATGGAGTTCATTACTATATTTCTGTAAAATTCCCGCTGGTAGACAATCATGGAGACGTATACGCTGTGTGTGGTGTCTCTACCGATATTACGGATCGCAGAAGCCGGGAGGAGGACGAGATGAAGATAGAAAAACTCGAGTCTTTGGGACTTCTGGCAGGAGGAATTGCCCATGATTTCAACAATATCTTAACAGCGGTTTTGGGAAATATCTCGCTCGCCAAATCTTTCCTCGAGTCAAGATCGCAGCTCTTGACCAGATTGGACGAGGCGGAACGGGCCACCTTGCGGGCCTCAGAACTCGCAAAACAGCTTCTTACCTTTTCCAAAGGGGGAGCGCCTATCAAGAAGATCGTTTCCATTCAAACCCTGATTGAGCACTCCGTCCAGTTTGCCCTGACGGGCTCGAATGTCCAATGCCAGCATTTCTTTCAAGAAGGCCTCTGGCCGATTGAAGCAGATGAGGGACAGATCATCCAGGTCATTCAAAATTTGACGATCAATGCGAAACAGGCGATGCCGTCCGGAGGGGCGATTCGAATTGAAGCCGGTAACCATTCGGTGGAAGATTCGGCCACACATGAGATGGCCATCCGAAAGGGAAATTACCTGCTCATCACGATAAAGGATCAAGGGGTCGGCATTCCGAAAGAACACCTTTTAAAGATTTTTGATCCCTATTTTACGACCAAAACCCATGGGAGCGGTCTGGGTCTTTCGATCACGCATTCGATTATCAAAAGACATCAGGGATATATTACGGCGGAATCCAATTCGGAAGGGGGAACCACCTTTTTTATCTATCTGCCTGCCGCACCTCTCGCCGTTATTCCTCAAGAAGTTATTGAGTCCGATACCATGACCAGAGGAAATGGGAGGATTCTCGTCGTGGATGATGAAGAGAGTATCCTTAGTCTCGCCGGCGAAATTCTGACTTATCTCGGATATTCCGCCAAATTAGTCAAAAAAGGAACCGAAGCTGTTCAAATCTATAAAGATGAATTAAATTCCGGTCATCCGTTTGATCTGGTCATCACAGATCTGACTGTTCCGGGAGATATGGGCGGAGTCGAGATCCTGCAAATGCTGCGCGATCTCGAACCCCGGGTGAAAGTGATTGTTTCAAGTGGTTATTCAAATGATCCGGCCATGTCCGATTTTAACCGTTTTGGCTTTTCAGATCGACTCAAGAAACCGTACCGCGCCTTTGAAGTGAGCGAGGCCGTGAAGCGGGTCTTGAAAACAAGACGATCGGGAGATTAA
- the mscL gene encoding large-conductance mechanosensitive channel protein MscL: protein MIKEFKAFIMRGNVVDMAVGIVVGAAFGKIVASLVNDVLLPPIGLLIGGVDFSNLFITLRGESFPTLAAAQAAGAPTLRYGVFINSLVDFLIVSAAIFMVVKAMNRLRKGEVAVPKEITTKPCLECLSEIPIAAKRCAHCGSPVQP, encoded by the coding sequence ATGATTAAAGAATTTAAAGCTTTTATCATGAGGGGTAATGTAGTCGATATGGCAGTGGGAATTGTCGTTGGGGCCGCATTCGGCAAAATCGTGGCTTCTTTGGTGAACGATGTTTTATTGCCGCCGATAGGCCTCCTGATAGGTGGCGTTGATTTCAGCAATCTATTTATTACCCTCAGAGGGGAATCCTTTCCGACGTTGGCAGCCGCACAGGCGGCTGGAGCCCCCACATTACGGTATGGGGTTTTCATTAATTCCCTTGTTGATTTTTTAATTGTTTCTGCCGCAATATTTATGGTGGTTAAAGCGATGAATCGTTTGAGAAAGGGAGAAGTCGCAGTCCCAAAAGAAATAACGACGAAGCCATGTCTGGAGTGTCTGTCTGAAATTCCGATTGCAGCAAAAAGATGTGCGCACTGCGGTTCTCCCGTTCAACCTTGA